One genomic segment of Armigeres subalbatus isolate Guangzhou_Male unplaced genomic scaffold, GZ_Asu_2 Contig623, whole genome shotgun sequence includes these proteins:
- the LOC134204485 gene encoding uncharacterized protein LOC134204485 produces the protein MASVVSQKLAPKVSVKRDIIKQEDRESKRSKLHSIISRILELPAVEGKCKMMDSDIEMQSIPDSHTASESVRSTSPALSTSSNVPSESSSVTSDFDRLVCKKVDRVPRRMSQLSVQPGTELVVPVKYNQKMARSFPDRGRSERDQVRRARNTVSARESRAKLRMMNDLLQKQANEARKVNTVGKINLAALLSYSNDLLDLLNLPTVDYYEMWQQAKDYPIYPEMIVETMIDCNNTVGNIPTIKKEVESEEE, from the coding sequence ATGGCTTCAGTAGTTAGCCAAAAACTAGCACCAAAAGTATCAGTTAAACGAGACATCATCAAGCAGGAGGATCGTGAGAGCAAACGATCCAAACTTCATTCCATCATTAGCCGGATTTTAGAATTACCCGCCGTTGAGGGCAAATGCAAAATGATGGATAGTGACATTGAGATGCAATCCATTCCTGATAGTCATACCGCTAGTGAATCTGTACGATCGACATCACCAGCACTCAGCACTAGTAGCAATGTCCCCTCCGAATCATCGTCAGTAACGTCAGATTTTGACCGGTTGGTATGCAAAAAGGTGGATCGTGTTCCACGGCGGATGTCTCAACTATCAGTGCAACCAGGCACAGAGCTGGTGGTGCCGGTAAAGTACAATCAAAAGATGGCTCGCTCGTTCCCGGATCGTGGCAGGTCGGAGCGCGATCAAGTACGCCGTGCCCGGAACACCGTATCGGCAAGAGAGAGTCGCGCCAAGCTGCGAATGATGAACGATCTTCTGCAGAAGCAAGCCAACGAGGCACGAAAGGTGAATACGGTTGGCAAAATTAATCTTGCGGCGTTGCTGAGCTATTCAAATGATTTGCTAGATCTGTTGAATCTACCGACGGTGGATTACTACGAAATGTGGCAACAAGCAAAGGACTATCCTATATATCCCGAAATGATTGTCGAAACAATGATAGACTGCAACAACACGGTGGGGAATATTCCTACGATCAAGAAGGAAGTGGAAAGTGAAGAAGAGTGA